One stretch of Chitinophaga pendula DNA includes these proteins:
- a CDS encoding 50S ribosomal L9 C-terminal domain-containing protein, translating to MKIGAKTGTSGKIFGSVTGVQIARAIKEQKGYEIDRRRIHILDDVKELGTYKAKLDFGKGNETELEFEVVAE from the coding sequence GTGAAGATCGGCGCTAAAACCGGTACTTCCGGCAAAATCTTCGGTAGCGTTACCGGCGTTCAGATCGCTCGCGCTATCAAAGAACAAAAAGGCTACGAGATCGATCGCCGCCGTATCCATATCCTGGATGACGTGAAAGAATTAGGCACTTACAAAGCAAAACTCGACTTCGGTAAAGGCAACGAAACTGAACTCGAATTCGAAGTAGTAGCGGAGTAA
- the rplI gene encoding 50S ribosomal protein L9 — translation MQIILIQDVDNLGQKNELVNVKNGYARNFLIPQKFAVEASPSNLKQLQERLKVQKVKEEKTAGRNCEGS, via the coding sequence ATGCAAATTATCTTAATACAAGACGTTGATAACCTGGGCCAGAAGAATGAACTGGTAAACGTGAAAAACGGTTATGCCAGGAACTTCCTGATCCCGCAGAAATTTGCAGTGGAAGCTAGCCCTTCTAACCTGAAGCAACTGCAGGAACGCCTGAAAGTGCAGAAAGTAAAAGAAGAAAAAACTGCTGGCAGAAATTGCGAAGGTAGTTGA
- the rpsR gene encoding 30S ribosomal protein S18 — protein MAVKQEIKYLTAVKTEKRQKKYCRFKKMGIKYVDYKDAEFLKKFLNEQGKMLPRRITGNSLKFQRKVAQAIKKARQMALLPYVTDLLK, from the coding sequence ATGGCAGTAAAACAAGAAATTAAATACTTAACCGCCGTAAAAACCGAGAAGCGCCAGAAGAAATATTGCCGCTTCAAGAAAATGGGCATTAAGTATGTAGATTACAAGGACGCGGAATTCCTGAAGAAATTCCTTAACGAACAGGGTAAAATGCTGCCCCGCCGTATTACAGGTAACAGCCTGAAATTCCAGCGTAAAGTAGCCCAGGCTATTAAAAAAGCTCGTCAAATGGCTTTATTGCCTTATGTTACTGACCTTTTAAAGTAA
- the rpsF gene encoding 30S ribosomal protein S6 — MNYELMVIFTPVLSEEDYKAAQKKFADYVKEFGGEVTHENPWGLKSLAYPIQKKTTGLYLVLEYSAPSDLNEKLKIQLNRDENVLRHMITALDKYAVEYNGRKRHGVNADSKTVEA; from the coding sequence ATGAACTACGAATTGATGGTGATTTTTACCCCTGTGCTGTCTGAGGAGGACTACAAAGCCGCTCAGAAAAAATTCGCTGACTACGTTAAAGAGTTCGGCGGAGAAGTAACGCACGAAAATCCCTGGGGATTGAAATCACTGGCGTATCCAATCCAGAAAAAAACCACGGGCTTGTACCTGGTACTGGAATACAGTGCGCCATCCGACCTCAATGAGAAGCTGAAAATCCAGCTGAACCGCGACGAAAATGTATTACGCCACATGATCACGGCTTTGGACAAGTACGCTGTTGAGTACAATGGTCGCAAAAGACATGGCGTGAACGCTGATTCTAAAACCGTTGAAGCTTAA
- a CDS encoding Ig-like domain-containing protein, protein MKKSLLLIFSYCLLVKGFVSAQTQPTAQPLPYQQHFDSWPHSATSFPDGWGGWTLTGSPSGNFNTQAPASDKALIANGSASGTANGVYNYNGKAGFLNSGSVDNALVLSLNTTGKTNIQFSYDVMTLRNPYDGTSNTRINEVILQYRIGTTGAFTNITGTEYQNNTTTQTGSGVTTPQNVATKSILLPADCYNQPVVQLRWANRQISGAGSRPAFAVDNVTAGSSGGDNTPPELVALSPVHNGTDVSPVAQPAITFSENIVAANGNIILYNITQGTQQAFPVGNTPVAINNATLSLQVKLKPNTTYAIRLDSAAITDVAGNAFAGIDSIHWRFTTGQQALAFNFNDCSPNGSTNISGGFLQYSVSGAQTWGCTTFGQNNTNAVQINGFSNGAVENEDWLISPSFDLTGFNFPLLQFASRTRFAGPSLQLLISTDYTGSGNPRNATWSTLNGRFPAIDSDVWQLSEGINLSNFKQDNVYIAFVYTSSPALAAARWTIDDVSITNSTTAPPPTISNNTRSLEFDYVPAGQRSAAQSLSFWANDLSANLTVSVPAGFQLSRDSSGTYSQSISINAADANAGTQTIWVRFAPTAADQTYNGNLSFTSTGLNNTTTSLSGTSLRSLKVVNWNIEWFGSPVQDPANDDLQQANVTTILKNLDADIFALAEVVDTARIRSVVSQLPGYTYQLSDFGSYADNPADPDYAGAQKLAFVYKTSVVKKINTYGVLRQGGSTNAYYNWSSGRFPYLMEAETNLNGDTARIKFVLLHAKANTGSAADKRQSWQRRKDGNKELKDSLDHQYPYDNVLILGDFNDDLDKTITTEIAPDTTSSYIDFISDSARYIMITRPLSLAGKKSTASFNDMIDHVMGSDEMKIAYLPGSASVQQQVEKLVAAYSTTTTDHYPVLSRYSLKKLANPIPVNNFTATQAGNQVQTSWNTSYETNAAYFVVERSLNKRSFEKVDSVAAQGTTSQLSQYQTYDERPWLGTSYYRLKTVSLNGNIKYSDLQPVFVRSKNPLLDLLWCLIGHFLQIWLDIDKTGPAKVELVDLQGRTRYQGQMNFIKGRNYKTLDVSTLPGGIYFLRVYSGKDVQVKKIFVPK, encoded by the coding sequence ATGAAGAAATCTTTACTGCTTATCTTCTCTTATTGCTTGCTGGTAAAAGGGTTCGTCTCCGCACAAACCCAACCCACTGCACAGCCCCTGCCCTATCAGCAGCACTTCGACTCCTGGCCGCATAGCGCCACCTCCTTCCCCGATGGATGGGGTGGATGGACACTGACAGGCTCACCGTCCGGCAACTTCAACACCCAGGCGCCCGCCAGCGATAAAGCCCTTATCGCCAACGGCTCTGCCTCCGGTACCGCCAACGGCGTCTATAATTACAACGGCAAAGCCGGATTCCTCAACAGCGGCAGCGTAGACAATGCACTCGTACTCAGCCTCAACACCACTGGTAAAACCAATATCCAGTTCAGCTACGATGTCATGACCCTCCGCAACCCCTACGATGGTACCTCCAATACCCGCATCAACGAAGTGATCCTGCAATACCGCATCGGCACTACCGGCGCCTTCACTAACATCACCGGCACCGAATACCAGAATAATACAACCACCCAAACCGGCTCCGGTGTAACCACCCCGCAGAACGTGGCTACCAAAAGCATCTTGCTCCCCGCAGATTGCTATAACCAACCTGTAGTACAGCTGCGCTGGGCCAACCGCCAGATCAGTGGCGCCGGCTCCCGCCCCGCTTTCGCAGTAGACAACGTCACTGCCGGCAGCAGCGGCGGCGACAACACCCCGCCCGAACTGGTAGCCCTCTCACCCGTACACAATGGTACCGACGTATCACCAGTAGCCCAGCCCGCGATCACCTTCTCAGAAAATATCGTAGCGGCCAACGGCAACATCATATTATACAACATCACCCAGGGTACCCAACAGGCATTCCCCGTTGGCAACACACCGGTAGCCATCAACAATGCCACCCTCTCCCTGCAAGTGAAACTCAAACCGAACACCACCTACGCCATCCGCCTCGACAGCGCCGCCATCACCGATGTAGCCGGCAACGCCTTCGCAGGCATCGATAGCATCCACTGGCGCTTTACCACCGGCCAGCAGGCATTGGCATTCAACTTCAACGACTGCTCCCCTAACGGTAGCACCAACATTTCCGGGGGGTTCCTCCAATACAGCGTATCCGGCGCACAAACCTGGGGTTGTACCACCTTCGGTCAGAACAATACCAACGCCGTACAGATCAACGGCTTCAGCAACGGCGCCGTAGAAAATGAAGACTGGCTCATCTCCCCGTCTTTCGACCTCACCGGCTTCAACTTCCCGCTCCTGCAGTTCGCCAGCCGTACCCGCTTCGCCGGCCCTTCCTTGCAACTGCTCATATCTACCGACTATACCGGCAGCGGCAACCCCCGCAATGCTACCTGGTCTACCCTCAACGGCCGCTTCCCCGCCATCGACTCCGATGTATGGCAGCTGTCAGAAGGTATCAACCTGAGCAACTTCAAACAGGACAACGTATACATCGCTTTCGTATACACCTCCTCCCCCGCACTGGCTGCCGCCCGCTGGACCATCGATGATGTCAGCATCACCAACAGCACCACCGCACCACCGCCCACCATCAGCAACAACACCCGCTCCCTGGAATTCGACTACGTACCCGCAGGCCAACGCTCCGCCGCCCAAAGCCTCTCTTTCTGGGCCAACGACCTCAGCGCTAACCTCACCGTATCCGTACCAGCCGGCTTCCAGCTCTCCCGCGATAGCAGCGGCACCTACAGCCAAAGCATCAGCATCAACGCTGCAGATGCCAACGCAGGCACACAAACCATATGGGTAAGGTTCGCACCTACTGCCGCCGACCAAACCTACAATGGTAACCTCTCCTTTACTTCTACTGGCCTCAACAACACCACTACCTCCCTCTCCGGTACTTCCCTCCGCTCCCTTAAAGTGGTGAACTGGAACATCGAATGGTTCGGTAGCCCCGTACAAGATCCGGCCAACGACGACCTCCAACAGGCCAATGTCACCACCATCCTCAAAAATCTGGATGCCGACATCTTCGCCCTCGCAGAAGTAGTAGACACCGCCCGCATCAGATCCGTGGTAAGCCAGCTGCCAGGCTACACCTATCAGCTGTCCGACTTCGGCTCCTATGCCGACAACCCCGCCGATCCTGACTATGCCGGTGCCCAAAAACTGGCATTCGTATACAAAACGTCCGTAGTGAAAAAGATCAACACCTACGGCGTACTCAGACAAGGTGGCAGCACCAACGCCTACTATAACTGGTCTTCCGGCAGGTTCCCATACCTCATGGAAGCAGAAACCAACCTGAACGGCGATACCGCACGCATCAAGTTCGTACTGCTCCACGCCAAAGCCAATACCGGCAGCGCCGCCGATAAAAGACAGTCCTGGCAACGTCGTAAAGATGGTAACAAAGAACTCAAAGACTCCCTCGATCACCAATATCCTTACGATAACGTGCTGATCCTCGGCGACTTCAACGACGACCTCGACAAAACCATCACCACAGAAATCGCCCCCGACACCACCTCTTCTTATATCGACTTCATCTCCGACTCCGCCCGCTATATCATGATCACCCGTCCCCTAAGCCTCGCCGGTAAAAAATCTACCGCCAGCTTCAACGACATGATCGACCACGTAATGGGCTCCGACGAAATGAAAATAGCCTACCTGCCAGGCTCCGCCAGCGTACAGCAACAGGTCGAAAAACTGGTCGCTGCCTATAGCACTACCACCACCGACCACTACCCTGTACTCAGCCGATACAGCCTCAAAAAACTGGCAAACCCCATCCCGGTGAATAACTTCACCGCCACCCAGGCAGGCAACCAGGTACAGACCAGCTGGAATACCTCCTACGAAACCAACGCCGCCTACTTCGTAGTAGAACGTTCACTCAACAAACGCTCCTTCGAAAAAGTAGACTCCGTAGCCGCACAAGGTACCACCAGCCAGCTGTCCCAATACCAGACCTACGACGAACGCCCCTGGTTAGGTACCTCCTACTACCGCCTCAAAACAGTAAGCCTCAACGGCAACATAAAATATAGCGACCTCCAACCAGTGTTCGTTCGTAGCAAAAATCCGCTGCTCGACCTCCTCTGGTGCCTAATCGGCCACTTCCTCCAGATCTGGCTCGATATCGACAAAACCGGCCCCGCCAAAGTAGAACTGGTCGACCTCCAAGGCCGCACCCGCTACCAAGGCCAGATGAACTTCATCAAAGGACGTAACTACAAAACCCTGGACGTCAGCACCCTACCCGGAGGTATCTACTTCCTCCGCGTATACAGCGGCAAAGATGTACAGGTGAAGAAAATATTTGTGCCTAAATAG
- a CDS encoding helix-turn-helix transcriptional regulator, whose amino-acid sequence MTEINNIPRYARSDLGYLSMIGSFISQKRKERKRTQEELAKSANVNRSTIQNIERGKSVNLLSLIQVLRVLEQLHVFDSFLEERAISPLKLAELEHKEVKRVRASAKMSVPKKNNRKSNW is encoded by the coding sequence ATGACGGAAATAAATAACATTCCAAGATATGCCAGAAGTGATTTAGGATATCTTAGCATGATTGGAAGTTTTATAAGCCAGAAGCGCAAAGAACGCAAGCGGACACAGGAGGAACTCGCAAAGTCGGCAAACGTTAACCGTAGTACTATCCAAAATATCGAGAGAGGAAAATCGGTAAACCTACTTTCCTTAATACAGGTATTACGAGTTTTAGAGCAACTGCATGTGTTCGACTCATTTCTAGAAGAAAGAGCAATCAGTCCTTTAAAACTAGCAGAGCTAGAACATAAAGAAGTGAAGCGGGTAAGGGCCTCCGCAAAAATGAGCGTTCCAAAAAAGAACAATAGAAAATCAAATTGGTAA
- a CDS encoding type II toxin-antitoxin system HipA family toxin — MNPIEMLCFIGKRGMGALEFEPVNPKGSDSATKIEISSLVQIAGDILNNRVSFEGQLDNDEKALLDILKIGTSAGGARAKALIAFNEQTKEVKSGQADAPKGFEHWLIKFDGVHDSQFGETYGYGHVEMAYYLMAKDAGIDMMECRLLEENGRGHFMTKRFDRIPGKGKVHVQTWCALTHRDFADITSYSYEELFETMRMLGLEYPDAEQLFRRMVFNVIARNCDDHTKNFAFIMGKDGEWKLSPAYDVCHAYRPGSPWVSRHCLSINGKRENITLVDLLEIAKAMNIKKSQVIIDEIKTVIDQWENYALKASVKPELTTAISKTLLKL; from the coding sequence ATGAACCCGATTGAAATGCTATGCTTTATCGGAAAGCGAGGGATGGGAGCTTTAGAGTTCGAGCCAGTAAATCCGAAAGGATCAGATTCCGCTACGAAAATTGAAATTTCCAGTTTAGTACAGATTGCTGGAGATATTCTAAACAACAGGGTATCCTTTGAAGGTCAGTTAGACAACGATGAGAAAGCATTATTGGATATCTTGAAGATTGGTACGTCCGCTGGTGGAGCTCGAGCAAAGGCTTTAATCGCATTTAATGAGCAAACCAAAGAGGTAAAATCTGGTCAGGCTGATGCTCCAAAAGGATTTGAACACTGGTTAATTAAATTTGATGGTGTCCACGATAGCCAATTTGGAGAAACCTATGGCTACGGTCATGTGGAAATGGCATATTATCTGATGGCAAAAGACGCAGGCATAGACATGATGGAATGTCGATTGCTGGAAGAAAACGGACGGGGACATTTTATGACAAAAAGATTTGACCGTATTCCTGGCAAAGGTAAAGTTCATGTACAAACTTGGTGTGCACTAACGCACCGCGATTTTGCTGACATTACTTCATATAGCTATGAAGAGTTATTCGAAACCATGAGGATGCTTGGATTGGAGTATCCTGACGCGGAACAACTGTTTAGGCGAATGGTATTTAATGTTATCGCAAGAAATTGCGACGATCATACTAAAAATTTTGCCTTTATTATGGGCAAGGATGGGGAGTGGAAACTCTCACCTGCGTACGACGTGTGCCACGCTTACCGGCCCGGAAGCCCTTGGGTAAGCCGTCATTGCCTTAGCATTAACGGTAAACGGGAAAACATTACGCTTGTTGACCTATTAGAAATTGCTAAAGCAATGAATATCAAAAAGTCACAGGTTATAATCGATGAAATTAAGACAGTAATTGATCAATGGGAAAATTATGCGCTTAAAGCAAGCGTCAAGCCGGAATTAACAACAGCAATCAGTAAAACATTACTGAAACTATAA
- the htpG gene encoding molecular chaperone HtpG, translating into MQKGAIRVQTENIFPIIKKFLYSDHEIFIRELVSNAVDATQKLKTLASVGEFKGELGSIDIEIKLDKENKTLTISDRGIGMTAEEVDKYINQVAFSGAEEFLNKYKGQGDGTNIIGHFGLGFYSSFMVSDRVEIITKSFREGAAPVRWECDGSPEYTLEETSKEERGSDMVLHINEESAEFLDEHRIRTILEKFCKFLPVPVKFEDKQINNPTPAWTKKPSELTAEDYQHFYKELYPFSEPPIFWIHLNVDYPFNLTGILYFPKITKSYEIQKDKINLYSNQVYVTDEVKDIVPEFLMLLHGVIDSPDIPLNVSRSYLQGDPNVKKINAHITKKVADKLDEMFRNDRKDFESKWESIGLFVKYGMMMDDKFMDKANKFHLMQDVDGDTFYTLEEYRTATAALQTNKEEKLVILYATNAVQQDSYIQEAKAKGYKVVKLDTLIDAAFINSVEHKWEKVQFSRVDADIADNLIDKEEKNESVLTEEQSNQLQEIFKGQIAQPNIKVELKGLSTSAQPVIVTRPEFMRRMKDMAANGGGGMSWYASMPDDINMTVNANHPIYQHILQQEDADLQQKLVRNLADLALLSQHLLTGADLTAFVNRSVELLGGEQKSVLQS; encoded by the coding sequence ATGCAGAAAGGTGCAATACGCGTACAAACGGAGAACATCTTCCCCATTATCAAAAAGTTCCTGTACTCAGATCATGAGATCTTTATCCGCGAGCTGGTGAGCAATGCCGTGGATGCGACCCAAAAACTGAAAACCCTGGCCAGTGTTGGAGAGTTTAAAGGCGAACTCGGTTCTATCGATATTGAGATCAAGCTGGACAAAGAAAATAAGACGCTGACCATCTCCGACAGGGGGATTGGTATGACAGCGGAAGAGGTAGATAAATACATCAACCAGGTGGCTTTTTCCGGTGCGGAGGAGTTCCTGAACAAATATAAAGGACAAGGTGACGGTACGAATATCATCGGTCACTTTGGTCTGGGCTTCTATTCTTCCTTTATGGTGAGCGACCGGGTGGAGATCATCACGAAGTCATTCCGTGAGGGCGCCGCGCCTGTTCGCTGGGAGTGTGATGGTAGTCCGGAGTATACCCTGGAGGAGACCAGCAAAGAAGAAAGAGGTTCTGATATGGTATTACATATCAACGAAGAGAGTGCAGAATTCCTGGATGAGCATCGTATCCGCACCATCCTGGAGAAGTTCTGTAAATTCCTGCCTGTGCCGGTGAAATTTGAAGATAAGCAGATCAACAACCCGACACCTGCATGGACCAAGAAACCTAGCGAGCTGACAGCAGAAGACTATCAGCACTTCTATAAAGAGCTGTATCCGTTTTCCGAGCCTCCTATCTTCTGGATACACTTGAACGTGGATTATCCGTTTAACCTGACCGGTATCCTCTATTTCCCCAAGATCACCAAAAGCTACGAAATACAGAAAGATAAGATCAACCTGTATTCCAACCAGGTATATGTAACCGACGAGGTAAAAGATATCGTACCTGAGTTCCTGATGTTGCTGCATGGTGTGATCGACAGCCCGGATATCCCGCTGAACGTAAGCCGCAGCTACCTGCAGGGTGATCCGAACGTGAAAAAGATCAACGCCCACATCACCAAAAAAGTAGCCGACAAACTGGATGAGATGTTCCGTAACGACCGGAAAGATTTCGAATCCAAATGGGAATCCATCGGGCTGTTTGTGAAGTACGGTATGATGATGGATGACAAGTTCATGGACAAGGCTAATAAGTTTCACCTGATGCAGGATGTAGACGGTGACACTTTCTATACTCTTGAAGAATACCGTACCGCTACTGCTGCTTTGCAGACCAACAAAGAAGAAAAGCTGGTGATCTTATATGCCACCAACGCGGTACAACAGGACAGCTACATCCAGGAAGCGAAAGCAAAAGGATATAAAGTAGTGAAGCTGGATACCCTGATCGACGCTGCATTCATCAACAGCGTAGAACACAAATGGGAAAAGGTACAGTTTTCCCGTGTAGATGCAGACATCGCAGATAACCTGATCGACAAGGAAGAGAAAAACGAGAGCGTACTGACAGAAGAACAAAGCAATCAGCTCCAGGAGATATTCAAAGGTCAGATCGCACAACCTAATATCAAAGTAGAACTGAAAGGTCTGAGCACCAGCGCACAGCCGGTGATCGTAACCCGTCCGGAGTTCATGCGTCGTATGAAAGATATGGCAGCTAATGGTGGTGGCGGTATGAGCTGGTATGCCAGCATGCCAGATGATATCAACATGACGGTGAATGCCAATCACCCGATCTACCAACACATCCTGCAACAGGAAGATGCAGACCTGCAACAAAAGCTGGTACGCAACCTGGCAGACCTGGCATTGCTGTCGCAGCACCTGCTGACCGGTGCTGACCTGACAGCGTTCGTAAACCGGAGTGTGGAATTACTCGGTGGCGAGCAGAAAAGCGTATTACAATCATAA
- a CDS encoding glycerophosphodiester phosphodiesterase family protein, with translation MQRNIFLLLSFLFSITFAKAQDNRLPAITKAFHDKSSKVIMIASHRGAHLEAPENSIAAFKKAIEIGIDIIELDVRCTKDGVPVVMHDKSVDRTTSGKGLVHNMTLAQIKQLRLKHNGTVTEEKVPTLEEALTLAKGKIMIDLDIKSTDCPEALINTVNKTGMVSQCLYFLSESDHLEYLKSYAPTSMVLFRTHSAKEAEQILRNTSIEAIHIDESHHNDTTIQFIKSKGARVWVNALGDIDKDAAGGNTAAFEEVLKHGANIIQTDQPALLKAYLISKDLYH, from the coding sequence ATGCAGAGAAATATTTTCCTGTTACTTTCTTTCCTGTTCAGCATCACCTTTGCCAAAGCACAGGACAACCGCCTTCCTGCTATCACCAAAGCGTTCCATGACAAGTCATCCAAAGTGATCATGATTGCCAGCCATCGCGGCGCGCACCTGGAAGCTCCTGAGAACTCCATCGCTGCATTCAAAAAAGCGATCGAAATAGGCATCGACATCATCGAACTGGATGTTCGCTGTACTAAAGACGGCGTACCCGTAGTCATGCACGACAAAAGCGTAGATCGCACCACCAGCGGCAAAGGCCTTGTACATAACATGACACTGGCACAGATCAAACAACTACGATTGAAACACAATGGCACTGTCACAGAAGAAAAGGTGCCTACACTCGAAGAAGCACTGACACTCGCAAAAGGAAAGATCATGATCGACCTGGATATCAAATCCACCGATTGTCCCGAAGCACTGATCAACACCGTAAACAAAACAGGCATGGTCTCCCAATGCCTGTACTTCCTCTCCGAATCAGATCACCTGGAATACTTGAAAAGCTATGCCCCCACCTCTATGGTCCTGTTCAGAACACATAGCGCCAAAGAAGCAGAACAAATACTGCGCAATACGTCCATCGAAGCCATTCACATCGATGAATCACATCATAACGACACTACTATCCAGTTCATCAAATCCAAAGGCGCCCGCGTATGGGTAAATGCATTAGGTGACATAGATAAAGATGCAGCCGGTGGTAACACAGCCGCATTTGAAGAAGTATTGAAACATGGTGCCAACATCATTCAGACAGACCAGCCAGCACTATTAAAGGCTTACCTGATCAGCAAAGACCTGTATCATTAA
- a CDS encoding RagB/SusD family nutrient uptake outer membrane protein: MKKILCCVMASLLVLSFTACKKYLQEEVISDVSYQLYETEKGIEGALTAAYNSLRPGVSSERALTFSDAGTDLFTLGSDGNPSFNQYLATLSSLEGKVADYWDYHYKGISECNIVVNYLPKVNMQAKRKTEAEAEARFLRAYYYFDLVQHFGNIPLVFESLNKVKTDFKRAPVKTVYEAIITDLVFAFDNLPQVAAAQGRAHKAAAAHLLSKVYLARGSALSGTQTAIRGTKATDLDSVIYYAGMIADKKLGTYSLVADFAKLFDISNQVNSEVIFAVQFSTNQLSNGSGNQMHLYHVPQYDAINTKIMQRSVEYGRPYRRVRPTPYVYEGLFGSTRKYDSRFVKSFVWGYIANKAATNIVTTAGNSINVQVGDTALYFSPVYYASSTDLNAAIQEHKRFAVYIPQNTYRPFTMNNLFPGLRKWLDASRPTTNETNGSRDWVVMRYAETLLILAEAYGRKGIFDKAAQYINQVRERAAYKEGEAKTIQYWTFEGGSYADRTKSTVEQMKITPADISGQFVDYILEERGREMLGELNRFEDLVRCEKLEERVKKYNPDASNIRPFHILRPIPQTHIDRLDPRGPIQEEQNIGYY; the protein is encoded by the coding sequence ATGAAAAAGATACTTTGTTGTGTGATGGCATCATTGCTGGTGCTTTCTTTTACCGCCTGTAAAAAGTACTTACAGGAAGAAGTGATCTCTGACGTTTCGTACCAGCTATACGAAACCGAAAAAGGGATCGAAGGCGCGTTAACCGCCGCGTATAACTCCCTCAGGCCCGGTGTTTCCAGCGAACGTGCCCTCACCTTTTCCGACGCCGGCACCGACCTGTTCACACTAGGATCGGATGGCAACCCATCCTTCAACCAGTACCTCGCCACCTTATCTTCCCTCGAAGGAAAAGTAGCCGACTACTGGGATTATCACTATAAAGGCATCTCTGAATGTAATATCGTTGTCAATTATTTACCGAAGGTAAATATGCAGGCAAAAAGAAAAACGGAAGCCGAAGCGGAAGCCCGGTTCCTGCGTGCCTATTACTACTTCGACCTCGTACAACACTTCGGTAATATTCCTTTGGTATTTGAATCCCTCAATAAGGTAAAAACGGATTTCAAACGGGCGCCTGTTAAAACAGTATACGAAGCCATCATCACAGACCTCGTATTCGCTTTCGATAATTTGCCACAGGTAGCCGCTGCCCAAGGTCGTGCACATAAAGCCGCTGCAGCTCATCTCCTGAGTAAGGTATACCTGGCCAGAGGAAGTGCGCTGTCAGGCACTCAGACCGCCATCCGCGGCACCAAAGCAACCGACCTCGATAGCGTCATCTATTACGCTGGCATGATCGCCGATAAAAAACTAGGTACCTATTCCCTCGTAGCCGATTTCGCCAAACTATTTGATATCAGCAACCAGGTGAACAGTGAAGTGATCTTCGCCGTACAGTTCAGCACCAATCAGCTGAGTAATGGCAGTGGCAACCAGATGCACCTGTACCATGTACCACAATATGATGCGATCAACACCAAGATCATGCAACGCTCTGTAGAATATGGCCGTCCTTACCGCCGGGTACGCCCTACACCATATGTGTATGAAGGACTATTCGGCAGCACCCGTAAGTACGATTCCCGCTTCGTGAAATCATTTGTATGGGGATACATCGCCAATAAAGCCGCTACCAATATCGTTACCACTGCCGGCAACAGCATCAATGTACAGGTAGGCGATACGGCGCTCTATTTCTCACCGGTATATTATGCTTCTTCCACCGATCTGAACGCTGCAATACAGGAACACAAACGTTTTGCTGTCTACATCCCGCAAAATACTTATCGTCCCTTTACAATGAACAATCTGTTCCCAGGACTACGCAAATGGCTCGATGCTTCCCGTCCTACCACTAACGAAACGAACGGTAGCCGCGACTGGGTCGTAATGCGTTACGCCGAAACGTTGCTGATACTGGCAGAAGCTTACGGACGAAAAGGTATTTTCGACAAAGCCGCACAATATATCAACCAGGTACGTGAGCGTGCCGCCTATAAAGAAGGTGAGGCTAAGACCATCCAGTACTGGACATTTGAAGGGGGTAGTTATGCAGACCGTACCAAGTCCACCGTAGAACAGATGAAAATAACGCCGGCAGACATCAGCGGTCAGTTCGTTGATTACATACTCGAAGAACGTGGCCGTGAAATGTTAGGAGAACTCAACCGCTTTGAAGACCTTGTTCGTTGTGAGAAGCTGGAAGAGCGGGTAAAGAAATACAATCCCGATGCGAGTAATATCCGTCCCTTTCACATACTGCGTCCTATTCCGCAGACACATATCGACCGCCTCGATCCCCGTGGTCCCATCCAGGAAGAGCAGAATATCGGCTACTATTAA